One Eubalaena glacialis isolate mEubGla1 chromosome 11, mEubGla1.1.hap2.+ XY, whole genome shotgun sequence DNA segment encodes these proteins:
- the RHEBL1 gene encoding GTPase RhebL1 isoform X1, translating into MPLVRYRKVVILGYRSVGKTSLAHQFVEGEFLEGYDPTVENTYSKIVTLGKDEFHLHLVDTAGQDEYSILPYSFIIGVHGYVLVYSVTSLHRLPVVLVGNKADLSPDREVQAVEGKKLAESWGATFMESSARDKQLTQGIFTKVIQEIARVENSYGQERRCHLM; encoded by the exons ATGCCGTTAGTTCGCTACAGGAAGGTGGTCATCCTCGGATACCGCTCCGTAG GGAAGACATCTTTAGCACATCAATTTGTGGAGGGCGAGTTCCTGGAAGGCTATGATCCTACTGTGGAGAATA cttacAGCAAGATAGTGACTCTTGGCAAAGATGAGTTTCACCTACACCTGGTGGACACAGCAGGGCAG GATGAGTACAGCATTCTGCCCTATTCATTCATCATTGGGGTCCATGGTTATGTGCTTGTGTATTCTGTCACCTCTCTGCATAG GCTGCCAGTGGTGCTGGTGGGGAACAAGGCAGATCTCTCTCCAGACAG GGAGGTCCAGGCTGTCGAGGGGAAGAAGCTGGCAGAGTCCTGGGGTGCGACATTTATGGAGTCATCTGCTCGAGATAAGCAG CTGACTCAAGGCATCTTCACCAAAGTCATCCAGGAGATTGCTCGGGTAGAGAATTCATATGGGCAAGAGCGCCGCTGCCATCTCATGTGA
- the RHEBL1 gene encoding GTPase RhebL1 isoform X2, with protein MPLVRYRKVVILGYRSVGKTSLAHQFVEGEFLEGYDPTVENTYSKIVTLGKDEFHLHLVDTAGQDEYSILPYSFIIGVHGYVLVYSVTSLHSFQVIESLYQKLHEGHGKTRLPVVLVGNKADLSPDREVQAVEGKKLAESWGATFMESSARDKQLTQGIFTKVIQEIARVENSYGQERRCHLM; from the exons ATGCCGTTAGTTCGCTACAGGAAGGTGGTCATCCTCGGATACCGCTCCGTAG GGAAGACATCTTTAGCACATCAATTTGTGGAGGGCGAGTTCCTGGAAGGCTATGATCCTACTGTGGAGAATA cttacAGCAAGATAGTGACTCTTGGCAAAGATGAGTTTCACCTACACCTGGTGGACACAGCAGGGCAG GATGAGTACAGCATTCTGCCCTATTCATTCATCATTGGGGTCCATGGTTATGTGCTTGTGTATTCTGTCACCTCTCTGCATAG TTTCCAAGTCATTGAGAGTCTGTACCAAAAGCTACATGAAGGCCACGGGAAAACCCG GCTGCCAGTGGTGCTGGTGGGGAACAAGGCAGATCTCTCTCCAGACAG GGAGGTCCAGGCTGTCGAGGGGAAGAAGCTGGCAGAGTCCTGGGGTGCGACATTTATGGAGTCATCTGCTCGAGATAAGCAG CTGACTCAAGGCATCTTCACCAAAGTCATCCAGGAGATTGCTCGGGTAGAGAATTCATATGGGCAAGAGCGCCGCTGCCATCTCATGTGA